CTTGAACGAGATACTACattttgtttcttacttttccaagATACAAGATTTCCTCCAACAAAGACACAATAACCAGTTGTAGATCGTTTAGTTGCAGGATCACCATTATAATCAGCATCAGAAAATCCCTCGATAGTATGGTGACCACAATTCTGGTATAAAAGACCACGACCAGGTGTACCTTTTAAGTACTTTAAGATATGAGTGACAGCATCCCAATGTGAGGTTCTCGGAGATGACAAGAACTGACTAACAACACTCACCGGGAAAGCAATATCAGGACGGGTGAGTGTAAGATAATTTAGCTTGCCGACAATCCTTCTATATTTATCTGGGTTCATAAGAAGTTCTCCTTCGTCAGTTTTTAACTTTATACTCGGTATCATTGGTGCTTCACAAGTTTTTTGCGTTAATCATCCCAGAATCACTCAGCACATCAAGACAATACTTTCTCTGAGATAAGAAAATACCTCTTTTATTTCGAGAGACTTCAATACCGAGAAAATATTTCAAAGGACCAAGGTCCTTCGTT
The window above is part of the Rutidosis leptorrhynchoides isolate AG116_Rl617_1_P2 chromosome 1, CSIRO_AGI_Rlap_v1, whole genome shotgun sequence genome. Proteins encoded here:
- the LOC139840332 gene encoding secreted RxLR effector protein 161-like gives rise to the protein MIPSIKLKTDEGELLMNPDKYRRIVGKLNYLTLTRPDIAFPVSVVSQFLSSPRTSHWDAVTHILKYLKGTPGRGLLYQNCGHHTIEGFSDADYNGDPATKRSTTGYCVFVGGNLVSWKSKKQNVVSRSSAESEYRAMAQTTSIHIASNPVLHERTKHIEVDCHFTREKLEEGIIQTPHIKSNDQLADLFTKALPGNCIRQFFDKLGMINIYAPA